One genomic segment of Synechocystis sp. LKSZ1 includes these proteins:
- a CDS encoding ATP-binding protein, translated as MTLTQPPSSASKGDILVVDDTPENLALLSQLLKERGYKVRSVTKGSAGLRGAQAAPPDLILLDIRMPEMNGYEVCQRLKAQAHTQAIPVIFISALGEVIDKVKAFGIGGVDYITKPFQAEEVLARIETHLTLRRLQQQLQAQNQQLQQEMAERLAAQEKFTKAFRACPSPLAILRRPEGQFLEVNPSFSQLTGYDLQDILGRNFDDLHLGTGQATYPQWLAQLNQQGALYNQACELQTKTGETRTVLLSIEALELDDNPCTLHIFHDITEYKRLETQFISLVSHELRTPLNALVGSLDLLRTGQLGTLTPQGQHILDIAISNSERLIRLVNDILDLDRIQAGHLVLSKVECSLEDLFRESVQTLQSWADRQGITLDYQAPPLTLWADPDRLVQTLTNLLSNAIKFSEPGQTVWLRGSQDRQGIHLWVRDQGRGIPAEQLQQVFEPFRQVNTADAYQKGGTGLGLAICRRLVEQHQGRLWVESQLGQGSTFHILLPPVR; from the coding sequence ATGACCCTGACTCAACCCCCTTCCAGTGCTTCCAAGGGAGATATCTTGGTCGTAGACGATACCCCTGAAAATCTGGCCCTGTTGTCCCAACTGCTTAAAGAAAGAGGCTACAAGGTGCGGAGTGTGACCAAGGGCTCGGCTGGTTTACGCGGCGCCCAGGCCGCACCGCCGGATCTGATTCTTTTGGATATTCGTATGCCGGAGATGAATGGCTACGAGGTCTGTCAACGCCTCAAGGCCCAAGCACACACCCAGGCCATTCCCGTAATTTTTATTAGTGCCCTCGGGGAAGTGATCGATAAGGTCAAGGCCTTTGGCATCGGCGGAGTGGATTATATCACCAAGCCCTTCCAGGCGGAAGAAGTGCTGGCCCGCATCGAAACCCACCTTACCCTCCGTCGTCTGCAACAGCAACTCCAGGCCCAAAATCAGCAACTCCAGCAAGAAATGGCGGAACGTTTAGCGGCTCAGGAGAAATTTACCAAGGCCTTCCGGGCCTGTCCCAGTCCCCTTGCCATTCTCCGCCGTCCCGAGGGCCAGTTTCTAGAAGTCAATCCCAGTTTTAGCCAATTAACGGGCTATGACCTGCAGGACATTCTCGGGCGCAACTTCGATGACCTACACCTAGGCACTGGCCAAGCAACCTATCCGCAATGGCTAGCCCAGTTAAACCAGCAGGGTGCTCTCTACAACCAGGCCTGTGAGCTACAAACCAAAACCGGAGAAACACGCACCGTGCTACTCTCCATCGAGGCCCTGGAGCTAGACGACAACCCCTGCACACTGCATATTTTCCACGACATTACCGAATATAAACGCCTAGAAACGCAATTTATTTCCCTGGTGAGCCATGAATTGCGGACGCCCTTAAATGCCCTCGTTGGTTCTCTTGATCTGCTCCGTACCGGACAATTGGGAACCCTCACCCCCCAGGGCCAGCATATTCTAGATATTGCCATTAGCAACAGTGAGCGTCTGATCCGCTTGGTGAACGACATTCTGGATCTAGACCGGATTCAAGCCGGCCATCTGGTTCTCAGCAAGGTCGAGTGTTCTCTAGAAGACCTGTTTCGGGAGTCAGTGCAGACCCTCCAGTCCTGGGCCGACCGCCAGGGCATTACCCTCGATTACCAGGCCCCTCCTCTGACCCTCTGGGCCGATCCGGACCGTCTGGTGCAGACCCTCACCAATCTCCTCAGCAATGCCATTAAATTTTCTGAACCGGGCCAAACAGTATGGTTACGGGGTAGTCAGGATAGACAAGGCATCCACCTATGGGTGCGGGACCAAGGCCGGGGCATTCCCGCGGAACAACTCCAGCAGGTTTTTGAGCCGTTCCGGCAAGTGAATACCGCCGATGCCTACCAAAAGGGGGGTACTGGTTTGGGTTTAGCCATCTGTCGCCGCCTGGTGGAACAACACCAAGGACGCCTCTGGGTCGAGAGTCAGTTGGGCCAAGGCAGTACTTTCCATATCCTTCTTCCCCCAGTGCGCTAA